In Stieleria varia, one genomic interval encodes:
- a CDS encoding Gfo/Idh/MocA family protein, with protein sequence MVDKLSSDEREVGKSNYYEAIGSYYDINRRDFLRGIVGAGAISGAGLGAAYFGYGAVDDPVRIAVIGTGDEGNVLIGGCNPKYVKVEAICDIRPFSQHRAFHGDCSSPSALVRRPGLISVAGYKDEAEARRNVTVYDGTTTGGIMECLDHKGIEAVIIALPLWLHAPVAAQAMKRGLHVLTEKLMAHNVAQCKVMSRMAASMKDKDGNPLHLATGHQRHYNVKYDNAVNLIKWGLLGQLHHIRAQWHRSNLPGKDSWSMPIPGGEKTADGKMFDRIKKDLEYRQNKLNDKDNPPSAADIERLEAEIAQWAAWDADKNIDPKKFGYEDFTIQDKIFTAEEELHRWRLFDRTGAGLMAELGSHQLDAVSIFLSSLRDDGKKVHPLAVHAVGGRHIMPLDRECGDHVYCTFEFPGPEYPESFDVGYDDRVNGYPSGAVPGYESDPNKKVVVTYSSINGNGFGGWGEVVMGTKGTLILDKETDVLLYRDSDTSSKVGVKASGGGYALDTSASGDFAAPVAQAASSGPVSRGYREEIEHWAYCIRNPAPENRPRCYPAVAMGDAVIALGANVALKNAAAGKGGYLKYEESWFDIDDDATPDGSTIQAETEYMDKPVA encoded by the coding sequence ATGGTCGATAAACTTTCCAGCGACGAACGCGAAGTCGGCAAGAGCAACTATTACGAAGCCATCGGTAGCTATTACGATATCAACCGCCGCGATTTCTTGCGTGGAATCGTCGGTGCGGGAGCCATTTCCGGTGCCGGGTTGGGCGCCGCCTATTTCGGCTACGGAGCGGTCGATGATCCGGTGCGGATCGCAGTGATCGGCACGGGCGACGAAGGCAACGTGTTGATCGGGGGTTGCAATCCAAAGTACGTCAAGGTGGAGGCGATCTGTGACATCCGACCCTTCAGCCAACACCGGGCTTTCCACGGTGACTGCAGTAGCCCGTCGGCATTGGTTCGTCGTCCCGGTTTGATCAGCGTTGCTGGTTACAAAGACGAAGCGGAAGCGCGTCGTAACGTGACGGTGTACGACGGCACCACGACCGGCGGCATCATGGAATGCTTGGACCACAAAGGAATCGAAGCAGTCATCATCGCGCTGCCGCTGTGGTTGCACGCACCGGTTGCCGCCCAAGCGATGAAACGTGGGTTGCACGTGTTGACGGAAAAGCTGATGGCGCACAACGTCGCACAGTGCAAAGTCATGTCGCGAATGGCCGCATCGATGAAGGACAAGGACGGTAATCCGCTGCACTTAGCCACCGGTCACCAGCGTCACTACAACGTCAAGTACGACAATGCGGTGAATTTGATCAAGTGGGGATTGCTGGGGCAATTGCACCACATCCGAGCCCAATGGCACCGCAGCAACTTGCCCGGAAAGGACAGCTGGTCGATGCCGATCCCCGGCGGCGAAAAAACCGCCGATGGCAAGATGTTTGACCGCATCAAGAAAGACCTGGAGTATCGGCAAAATAAGCTTAACGACAAGGACAACCCGCCGTCCGCCGCAGACATCGAGCGACTGGAAGCCGAGATCGCGCAGTGGGCTGCGTGGGACGCGGACAAGAACATCGATCCAAAGAAGTTCGGTTACGAAGACTTCACGATCCAAGACAAGATCTTTACCGCCGAAGAAGAGCTGCATCGATGGCGTCTGTTTGACCGAACCGGTGCGGGTCTGATGGCCGAATTGGGCAGCCACCAACTCGACGCCGTCAGCATTTTCCTCAGCTCGCTGCGAGACGACGGCAAGAAAGTGCACCCGCTGGCCGTTCACGCCGTCGGGGGACGCCACATCATGCCGCTGGATCGAGAGTGCGGCGACCACGTCTACTGCACCTTCGAATTCCCTGGTCCGGAGTACCCGGAATCCTTCGACGTCGGTTACGACGACCGCGTCAACGGCTATCCCAGCGGCGCGGTTCCAGGATACGAGTCGGACCCGAACAAGAAGGTGGTCGTGACTTACTCGTCGATCAACGGCAACGGGTTCGGCGGTTGGGGCGAAGTCGTCATGGGTACCAAGGGCACGCTGATCTTGGACAAGGAAACCGACGTTCTGCTGTATCGCGACAGCGACACGAGCAGCAAAGTCGGCGTCAAGGCCTCCGGCGGCGGGTATGCGTTGGACACCAGCGCCAGTGGCGATTTTGCAGCACCGGTTGCTCAAGCCGCATCGTCCGGTCCCGTCAGCCGCGGTTATCGCGAAGAGATCGAGCACTGGGCGTACTGCATTCGTAACCCGGCTCCAGAAAACCGTCCTCGCTGCTATCCCGCCGTCGCCATGGGCGACGCGGTGATCGCGTTGGGTGCCAATGTTGCACTGAAGAACGCAGCGGCTGGCAAGGGCGGATACCTGAAATATGAAGAGTCCTGGTTCGACATCGACGATGATGCGACACCGGACGGCAGCACCATCCAAGCGGAAACCGAATACATGGACAAACCCGTCGCCTGA